In the Leptotrichia sp. oral taxon 223 genome, GTTACAACAATGCTGCGGCACTTGTAGCAGATAGAAATTCATTTTCAGGAATAGATATTGCGAGATTTGGTAAGGATATAAATAAGATTCTTGACCGAAATACATTTGTCAATATGTCTATTTTTTCTCAATTTCATAAAACTATAGAAGTATTTGAAAGATACTATAAATATGAGGAAATTCAGGGTTTTGAAAGAATTGAAAAAGAATTAATACCAGAAAAAGCTTTTAGAGAAGTGATTGCAAATGCGATAATTCATAGAACTTGGGATATAAACTCAAATATAAGAATATCAATGTTTGAGAATAGAATTGAAGTTGTTTCTCCAGGAGGATTGCCTTCGGGAATAACTGAAAAAGAATATTTAAACGGACAAATTTCACAACTTAGAAATCCTATTTTGGGAAATGTTTTTTTTAGATTGAAGTATATTGAAATGTTTGGAACAGGAATAAGAAGAATAAATGAAATTTACAGAAATTATAGCACAAAACCTATTTATGAAATCAATGAAAACTCAATAAAAATCACACTTTTTACAATTTTTAATAAAATATTTTTGTCTAAAGATGAAAAAATTGTATTTGAAACATTAAAAGATGGAAATATTTTATCGAATAAGGAAATATCAGAAATAACAGGATTTAAAAAGGATAAAAATTTGAAATTATTGAAATCTTTGGTTGAGAAAAAATATATTGTAACTATTGGAAATGGAAGAGGAACTAAGTATTATAAAAACTAAAAAACCACAAAAAAACGATGTAAATATTTTTGTCGTATTTTAAATTTGAAATTTTTATTATTCAAATTATATTCTAATCAAAAAAAAAAAAGAATAGTGATGTAAAATAATATAAAATTGAAAAATATATTAAGAAAGGTGCTGATTTTTATGAAAAGAATTGTAGTTATTTTATCATTAGTTTTAGGAAGTTTGAGCTTTTCATTTGGACTTGGTTACCCTCAGATTACAGTTGAAAAAGGATATTGTGAAGGAGGAAAAGTTATAAGAAGGTATACGATGGGAGAAGAGGTACACGGAGGAGGAGGTACGAGAACTGTTATGAATTTCAAATTATGTAGAATTAATGGATTAAGATATAGAAATATAGGAGTAACAATACTTGGATATTATAAAAATTCAACTTTATCTATGAACGAAGGGGTCAATATAGCAATAGATTATGATAAGAGAATTATATTTTATGATCCAGCAGGTCTTTAATTTTTATGTAAAGTTTATATTTAGTAAAAAATGATTGAAAAATGAAAAAGTTGTTTCATAAAATAATCCTCATGAGACAGCTTTTAATTCAATAAAATCTATTTTTAAAAATTCTAAATTACAAGAGAGTGTCCAGGATTTTGTGTAAACTAATAGATAAATTCAGTAAATTCAGTACTTTGCTATTCTATTTACACAAAAATTTTTACACTCTCTTTGTGAACTCAAAATATAGTTTTCATATATTATATTTATTTTTTTAAGACATTTTTTTCATTTTCTGATTTTTATAATATCATCTTCTTCTAATTCACCAATAATAAATCTTTCAATATTAGTATTTTCCATTTATTAGCTATTATTGAAACAGTATATTCAACTGGACATTCTGTGTATACTTTTCTCATGAATTCACCTCTTGTATTCATTATACCATTATACGATACTTTAAATAAGTACAAAAAAGCCTGTCTCAAAATAGTAAAACTATAAATATAATATATAAAAACTATATTTTTTTATAATGATATTTTCTGGGAGCTGGATACTTGTAATGATAAAATTCCCATACAATCATTTTAACCTTGCATACTGGACAGTAAAAAGGATTCATCCAAAAAGTCTTGTACATCTGCCTTTGATAAAATGAATATCTTGACACGGCAATGTTTTTCCTGAAAGCATCAATTGTCTTTTTAAGCCTGTCGGAAATACACCTTGAATAAAATCCGTAGCGGTTTACCATCTTAAAGTTCTTAGGGGGCAGATGAATTAAAATATGGGAAATAAATTTTTCAGAAGGCATAGTAATGTAAGTTTTTTTTATCATTAGCTAGATCGTTAAAAAAGAAAGTGACCTTGTCATCAGCAATGTCAGTAATCTTGTATTCGGCAATAGGGGAGCGTGAGAAGTATTGTCCAAGATACCTGATAATGCCTTTTGTGCTTTATAATTTTTTGTTGTAACTATTGACATTACATCAAAAAT is a window encoding:
- a CDS encoding transposase, producing MIKKTYITMPSEKFISHILIHLPPKNFKMVNRYGFYSRCISDRLKKTIDAFRKNIAVSRYSFYQRQMYKTFWMNPFYCPVCKVKMIVWEFYHYKYPAPRKYHYKKI
- a CDS encoding RNA-binding domain-containing protein, producing MKENRELELKLTITNTFLKTVSAFANYGSGRIIFGIDDNGKIVGIDDLDETCLNLENKINDNIVPKPNFSFIKNNRDKTITLVVKEGLDKPYLYKGKAYKRNDTSTIEVDRLELNRLTLEGMNRYFEELRSNDQDLKFEVLKKELKEKLAIENFSIDLLKTLNLYDDKEGYNNAAALVADRNSFSGIDIARFGKDINKILDRNTFVNMSIFSQFHKTIEVFERYYKYEEIQGFERIEKELIPEKAFREVIANAIIHRTWDINSNIRISMFENRIEVVSPGGLPSGITEKEYLNGQISQLRNPILGNVFFRLKYIEMFGTGIRRINEIYRNYSTKPIYEINENSIKITLFTIFNKIFLSKDEKIVFETLKDGNILSNKEISEITGFKKDKNLKLLKSLVEKKYIVTIGNGRGTKYYKN
- a CDS encoding transposase, with protein sequence MIRYLGQYFSRSPIAEYKITDIADDKVTFFFNDLANDKKNLHYYAF